From Desulfosoma caldarium, the proteins below share one genomic window:
- a CDS encoding branched-chain amino acid ABC transporter permease: MEAMVVNVLNGLSWGMLLFLISVGLTTIFGVLGVLNFAHGSLFMLGAYGTMSLMRFFPSFWAGVVIAPLLTALLGMGVEITLLRRVYLRDVSYQLLLTFAVLLVLDDAVRILWGAAYHVVDPPASLAGTVGLFSHSYPIYRLFLIVVGPVLGLGLWGFFTRTRWGKMIRAAAQDRQMAEGVGIRVPLLFTLVFGLGAWLAALGGALAAPHQSVGPAMGERIIIESFIVVVVGGLGSFPGAFVGAILLGLLDAFGTLFAGRVQMALPYVVLAFVLLVRPRGLLGREG; this comes from the coding sequence ACGACGATTTTCGGCGTTCTGGGCGTGCTCAACTTTGCTCATGGTTCCCTTTTTATGCTGGGTGCCTACGGGACCATGTCCCTGATGCGATTCTTCCCATCGTTTTGGGCTGGCGTGGTCATCGCTCCCCTGCTGACGGCCCTTTTGGGCATGGGCGTGGAGATAACGCTGCTTCGGCGTGTCTACCTTCGCGACGTCAGTTATCAGCTACTGCTCACCTTTGCCGTGTTATTGGTTTTGGATGACGCGGTGCGCATCCTTTGGGGAGCGGCCTACCATGTGGTGGATCCGCCGGCCTCTCTGGCGGGGACCGTGGGCCTTTTTTCTCATTCCTATCCCATCTACCGACTGTTTCTTATCGTGGTGGGTCCGGTTCTGGGGCTGGGGTTATGGGGTTTTTTTACCCGCACACGGTGGGGAAAGATGATTCGGGCAGCGGCACAAGACCGGCAGATGGCCGAGGGGGTGGGGATTCGCGTGCCGTTGCTGTTCACCTTGGTTTTTGGATTGGGAGCATGGCTCGCGGCTCTGGGAGGAGCTTTGGCTGCCCCTCATCAGAGCGTTGGGCCTGCCATGGGGGAAAGGATCATCATTGAGAGCTTCATCGTCGTCGTGGTGGGAGGGTTGGGAAGTTTTCCCGGAGCATTTGTGGGGGCCATTCTTCTTGGGCTGTTGGATGCTTTTGGAACCCTTTTTGCCGGTCGAGTCCAAATGGCGTTACCTTATGTGGTCTTGGCCTTCGTGCTTCTCGTTAGGCCGCGAGGGCTTCTGGGCAGGGAGGGGTAA